The Rickettsiales bacterium genome includes a region encoding these proteins:
- a CDS encoding DUF3137 domain-containing protein, whose translation MENFDEHNFKKYFDEFAASLESSRNYNKKIFIVMVCMGTLLILGLPFYIDWLAAYIDIILNKLAVYTAVLQGVDFVKTDYTTPFFISLYSFFIIIFSITIAVRPIFKYRGKNKKAGMVARDYSLKDHVYSHLLRYFGNFEFAPDGGTFPLDIKKSTIIPPYQVYTAEDYIKGVINECTVKIAETELANIIDKKRVAIFRGLLIIIDISETNIKLRAPFSGNTVLIADKQKNIPEIIKKYAEYNNVKLPEKEIEDMYEAFSTDVAEAEKLLSADFIKSISLLHKQLSNTKEQRQHFDDKMAYIVQALLDYTALPSIRKSPLDDEYNKLYKNSLDLTKENPISSEIDSINQSIQAEFYDDKLLITIPLKADLFETDSMFEKVINDEDRVLLFNIMQVISQITQHLNGYFKSRYN comes from the coding sequence ATGGAAAATTTTGATGAACATAATTTTAAGAAATATTTTGATGAATTTGCCGCTAGCTTAGAATCAAGTAGGAACTATAACAAAAAAATATTTATTGTAATGGTTTGTATGGGTACGCTTCTGATATTAGGCTTGCCTTTTTATATTGATTGGCTAGCAGCTTACATTGACATTATATTAAATAAATTAGCGGTTTACACTGCTGTTTTGCAAGGGGTAGATTTTGTTAAAACAGATTACACCACCCCATTTTTTATATCTCTTTATTCGTTTTTTATAATAATATTTAGCATAACTATCGCTGTTCGTCCTATCTTTAAGTATCGCGGTAAAAATAAAAAAGCAGGAATGGTCGCACGGGATTATTCACTTAAAGACCATGTTTATTCGCATTTGTTAAGGTATTTTGGAAACTTTGAGTTTGCGCCTGACGGCGGAACATTTCCTCTTGATATAAAAAAATCTACCATAATCCCACCTTATCAAGTTTATACCGCTGAGGATTATATAAAAGGTGTTATAAATGAGTGTACGGTAAAAATCGCTGAAACAGAACTTGCTAACATAATTGATAAAAAGCGTGTGGCTATTTTTAGAGGTCTTTTAATAATTATAGATATAAGCGAAACGAATATTAAACTGCGCGCGCCATTTTCCGGAAACACAGTACTTATCGCGGATAAACAGAAAAATATTCCAGAAATAATCAAAAAATATGCTGAATATAATAATGTTAAATTGCCTGAAAAGGAGATAGAAGACATGTATGAGGCTTTCTCTACTGATGTGGCTGAGGCAGAAAAACTTTTATCAGCAGATTTTATAAAATCTATTTCGCTTTTACACAAACAACTATCCAATACAAAGGAACAAAGGCAGCATTTTGATGACAAAATGGCTTATATTGTGCAGGCATTACTTGATTATACAGCATTGCCATCTATAAGAAAATCTCCTTTAGATGATGAGTATAATAAGCTGTATAAAAATAGTCTGGATTTAACAAAAGAAAATCCCATAAGTTCAGAAATAGACAGCATAAATCAATCGATCCAAGCCGAATTTTATGATGATAAGTTGCTGATTACTATTCCTCTAAAAGCAGATCTTTTTGAAACAGATTCTATGTTTGAAAAAGTTATTAATGATGAAGATAGAGTATTATTATTTAATATAATGCAGGTAATATCACAAATCACCCAACATCTAAACGGTTACTTCAAGTCAAGATATAATTAG
- the lptF gene encoding LPS export ABC transporter permease LptF: MYHYNKYIIRHLVHSFSLIVFSLTSIVWLTQALRFVEFIVNQGVSISLFLHLTMLLIPSLLIIILPPAMFCAVLFTYNKLTSDSELVVMQAMGLSRWKLAKPAIIVAFMVTIFAYSISFYFQPVSYKNFRDMQSLLKNNYVSLLVQEGVFSNPVNGLTVFIRNRDADNKLHGILVHDSRQPDKSITMMAESGELVETPKGPRFLLENGNRQEIKDGRLSFLNFDEYTLDISLYTKSITSRKADERELFVGELLGFNGDEANLTKSEIIKRHAEGHQRILWPAYIMSLTLVAIATLLSGQFNRRGQWRRITASVIMATLMLFAAIGIRGAMAVHEFMVPVAYIVLLIPVVATYWILCDHVPSSNVRRRVT, from the coding sequence ATGTATCACTATAACAAATATATAATAAGACATTTGGTTCATTCTTTCTCGCTGATAGTGTTCAGCCTAACCTCTATAGTTTGGCTCACGCAGGCATTACGCTTTGTTGAGTTCATAGTAAATCAAGGTGTGTCCATTTCTCTGTTTTTGCATCTTACCATGCTGCTTATTCCCTCACTGCTTATAATTATATTGCCGCCTGCTATGTTCTGCGCTGTGCTGTTTACCTATAACAAACTTACTTCCGATAGTGAGCTGGTGGTTATGCAGGCGATGGGGCTTAGTCGCTGGAAACTAGCGAAGCCAGCGATAATAGTGGCGTTCATGGTAACTATTTTTGCTTATTCCATATCATTTTATTTTCAGCCGGTGAGCTATAAGAATTTTCGTGATATGCAATCGTTGCTTAAAAATAATTATGTATCTCTGTTGGTGCAGGAAGGGGTATTTAGCAATCCAGTAAATGGGCTTACGGTTTTTATTCGCAATCGTGACGCTGATAATAAACTGCATGGTATTTTAGTGCATGATAGTAGGCAGCCAGATAAATCCATAACCATGATGGCGGAGTCAGGTGAATTAGTGGAAACTCCTAAGGGACCTCGCTTCCTGCTTGAAAATGGCAATAGACAGGAAATAAAAGATGGTAGACTGTCCTTCCTTAATTTTGATGAATATACTCTTGATATTAGCCTTTACACCAAATCTATAACCAGTAGAAAAGCAGATGAAAGAGAACTTTTTGTTGGCGAGCTTCTTGGTTTTAACGGTGATGAGGCTAATCTTACAAAATCTGAGATAATTAAAAGGCACGCAGAGGGTCATCAACGTATATTATGGCCTGCCTACATAATGAGTCTCACTTTGGTCGCTATCGCTACTCTTCTTTCCGGTCAGTTCAATAGAAGAGGGCAGTGGCGACGGATAACAGCCTCGGTAATTATGGCGACACTTATGTTATTTGCCGCGATTGGCATAAGGGGCGCTATGGCCGTTCATGAGTTTATGGTTCCGGTTGCTTATATCGTTCTGCTGATACCGGTAGTTGCTACTTATTGGATATTATGTGACCACGTGCCATCCAGCAACGTTAGGCGGAGAGTGACATGA
- a CDS encoding cell cycle transcriptional regulator TrcR translates to MTLPLMPKATAVWLVENTKLSFEQIGKFCGMHPLEVQGIADGEVYAGIRGQDPIAGGQLTKENIQECEENPDSFLQIRDNAKKYINQKAKGSRYTPIARRQDKPDAIAWLIKNYPTMSDRQITKLVGTTKNTIMAVRDKTHWNSSNIKPRDPVLLGLCTQTLLDAAVATLKPAEEAQQ, encoded by the coding sequence ATGACATTACCATTAATGCCAAAAGCTACCGCCGTATGGTTGGTTGAGAACACTAAATTAAGCTTTGAACAGATAGGTAAATTTTGCGGGATGCATCCTCTGGAAGTGCAGGGCATTGCTGATGGTGAGGTTTATGCTGGGATTCGTGGACAAGACCCTATAGCTGGCGGGCAACTTACCAAAGAAAATATACAGGAATGTGAAGAAAATCCTGATAGTTTTCTGCAAATACGCGATAATGCGAAGAAATATATAAATCAGAAGGCTAAAGGCAGTCGCTATACACCTATCGCCCGCCGTCAAGATAAGCCGGATGCGATAGCTTGGCTGATAAAAAACTATCCAACAATGAGTGACCGCCAGATAACCAAATTGGTTGGTACGACTAAGAATACTATAATGGCGGTACGTGACAAAACTCACTGGAACAGTAGCAACATTAAACCTCGAGATCCGGTTCTACTAGGACTTTGCACACAGACTCTCCTTGACGCCGCTGTCGCTACCCTAAAACCCGCCGAGGAAGCGCAGCAATAG
- the lptG gene encoding LPS export ABC transporter permease LptG yields MRLPLTLSYYIGKYFLLYIMVALFGLLAVTSLVDILELIRRAGKVDGVPFHVILSLALLKMPSFAIKLIPYAVLIGSMASLSRLTKTQELIIARSAGVSVWQFLSPAVILVFILGVFVTTVFNPFAAALMTRSDQMENRYLSASASLLAVSPSGLWLRQLEDIEPSAESNISKSRTVMDISEHIIHAARLLQDDMSFMKVIIFSFDRDKKFVERLDAKKAILIGDYLLLSEVIRSIPGKASEKIEEYKLPTSLTLEHIQDSFASPETISFWQLPNFIDMLEEAGFSALKHKLYWHTLLSSPFLMVGSVLIAAVFSLRPPRRGKIGILIVSGVITGFLIHFFSDIVFAFGAAGTIPISLAAWTPSLVVIMIGASLLLHLEDG; encoded by the coding sequence ATGAGACTGCCCCTAACTTTATCCTATTATATAGGCAAATATTTTTTGCTATACATAATGGTCGCCCTGTTTGGTCTGCTTGCCGTGACTTCACTGGTTGATATACTTGAGTTGATACGTCGCGCTGGAAAAGTTGATGGTGTCCCGTTTCATGTTATATTAAGCCTAGCTTTGCTTAAAATGCCTAGCTTTGCTATAAAACTTATCCCTTATGCTGTGCTCATAGGCAGCATGGCATCTCTTAGCCGTCTTACTAAAACGCAGGAACTTATAATAGCGAGATCCGCCGGTGTGTCGGTGTGGCAATTTCTTTCTCCTGCTGTAATTCTGGTTTTTATCCTTGGTGTATTCGTAACGACTGTATTTAATCCGTTTGCCGCCGCGCTCATGACCAGAAGTGATCAGATGGAGAATAGATATTTATCCGCTAGCGCCAGCCTACTTGCGGTATCACCATCAGGTTTGTGGCTTAGGCAGTTAGAAGATATAGAACCTTCAGCGGAAAGCAACATTAGTAAAAGTAGAACAGTAATGGATATAAGCGAGCACATAATTCATGCCGCAAGGCTCTTGCAAGATGATATGTCTTTTATGAAAGTTATTATTTTTTCTTTTGATCGCGACAAGAAATTCGTAGAGAGGCTGGACGCTAAAAAAGCTATACTAATTGGTGACTATCTTTTGCTTAGCGAGGTGATACGCTCTATTCCAGGAAAAGCATCGGAGAAAATAGAAGAATATAAGCTGCCAACCAGCCTGACATTAGAGCATATACAGGATAGTTTCGCCTCGCCTGAGACTATCTCATTCTGGCAGTTACCAAATTTTATTGATATGCTGGAAGAGGCTGGTTTTTCTGCCTTAAAACATAAATTATACTGGCATACGCTGCTTTCATCACCTTTTTTGATGGTCGGCAGTGTGTTAATAGCGGCAGTTTTCTCATTGCGTCCACCACGTCGTGGTAAAATCGGTATATTAATAGTGTCAGGTGTGATAACAGGATTTCTCATCCATTTCTTTAGTGATATAGTTTTCGCTTTCGGCGCGGCTGGAACCATACCGATAAGTCTAGCCGCTTGGACACCTTCGCTGGTGGTGATAATGATCGGCGCTTCCTTGCTGCTTCATCTGGAAGATGGCTAG